One region of Clavibacter michiganensis subsp. tessellarius genomic DNA includes:
- a CDS encoding ABC transporter substrate-binding protein: MTSAFSRRSRVLLATAGFSAAALVLAGCSGGSGDPLAEDGASGGGSIVVGTTDKVLSLDPAGSYDNGSFAVQNQVYPFLFNSPYGSPDVEPDLAVSGEYTSANDFTVKLKPDLKFANGHALTASDVKFTFDRIATIAANGADNGNGPSSLLANVESVAAPDDTTVVFTLKTANDQTFEQVLSSPAGPIVDEEVFPADALADPADIVSANAFAGQYVITDFQLNQLVAYAPNADYQGVLPKAANGGVTARYYADETTMKLAVQNGEIDVAGRSLGATDIADLKKDDSVQVIDGPGGEIRYITFNLNTQPFGKTTGEADEAKALAVRAAAADLIDRDELSTQVYNGTYTPLYSYVADGLSGANQALKGLYGDGDGGPDADKAAKALSDAGVQTPVALQLQFNPDHYGAGSDDEYALVKQQLEATGLFQVNLQSTIWDQYSKARVNDEYPAYQLGWFPDYSDADNYLTPFFSPQSFVKNHYDNPVVTDLITKQLSEADASTRAALIGQIQDEVAADLPTLPLLQGSQVAVAGKDVKGVTLDASFKFRYAPITKG, from the coding sequence ATGACGTCCGCATTCTCCCGGCGCTCACGCGTCCTGCTCGCCACGGCCGGGTTCTCCGCCGCGGCCCTCGTCCTCGCCGGCTGCTCCGGCGGATCCGGCGACCCGCTCGCCGAGGACGGCGCGTCCGGCGGCGGCTCGATCGTCGTCGGCACGACCGACAAGGTCCTGTCGCTCGACCCCGCCGGCTCCTACGACAACGGCTCGTTCGCGGTGCAGAACCAGGTCTACCCGTTCCTGTTCAACAGCCCGTACGGCAGCCCGGACGTCGAGCCCGACCTCGCCGTCTCCGGCGAGTACACCTCGGCGAACGACTTCACCGTGAAGCTCAAGCCCGACCTGAAGTTCGCGAACGGCCACGCGCTCACCGCGAGCGACGTCAAGTTCACGTTCGACCGCATCGCGACCATCGCGGCCAACGGCGCCGACAACGGCAACGGCCCGTCCTCGCTGCTCGCGAACGTCGAGTCCGTCGCGGCGCCCGACGACACCACCGTCGTCTTCACGCTGAAGACCGCCAACGACCAGACCTTCGAGCAGGTGCTCTCGAGCCCCGCCGGCCCGATCGTCGACGAGGAGGTGTTCCCGGCCGACGCGCTGGCGGACCCCGCCGACATCGTCTCCGCGAACGCGTTCGCCGGCCAGTACGTCATCACCGACTTCCAGCTCAACCAGCTCGTCGCCTACGCGCCGAACGCCGACTACCAGGGCGTCCTGCCGAAGGCCGCGAACGGCGGCGTCACCGCGCGCTACTACGCGGACGAGACGACCATGAAGCTCGCCGTCCAGAACGGCGAGATCGACGTGGCGGGCCGCTCGCTCGGCGCCACGGACATCGCCGACCTCAAGAAGGACGACTCCGTCCAGGTCATCGACGGCCCCGGCGGCGAGATCCGCTACATCACGTTCAACCTGAACACGCAGCCCTTCGGCAAGACCACGGGCGAGGCCGACGAGGCCAAGGCCCTCGCGGTCCGCGCGGCCGCCGCCGACCTCATCGACCGCGACGAGCTGTCGACCCAGGTCTACAACGGCACCTACACGCCGCTCTACTCCTACGTGGCCGACGGCCTCTCCGGCGCCAACCAGGCGCTCAAGGGCCTGTACGGCGACGGCGACGGCGGACCGGACGCGGACAAGGCGGCGAAGGCCCTCTCCGACGCCGGCGTGCAGACCCCCGTGGCCCTGCAGCTCCAGTTCAACCCGGACCACTACGGCGCGGGCTCGGACGACGAGTACGCGCTCGTGAAGCAGCAGCTCGAGGCGACCGGCCTCTTCCAGGTGAACCTGCAGTCCACCATCTGGGACCAGTACAGCAAGGCTCGCGTGAACGACGAGTACCCGGCGTACCAGCTCGGCTGGTTCCCCGACTACTCGGACGCGGACAACTACCTCACGCCGTTCTTCTCCCCGCAGTCCTTCGTGAAGAACCACTACGACAACCCCGTCGTGACGGACCTCATCACGAAGCAGCTGTCGGAGGCAGACGCCTCCACGCGCGCCGCGCTCATCGGCCAGATCCAGGACGAGGTCGCCGCCGACCTGCCGACCCTGCCCCTGCTCCAGGGCTCGCAGGTCGCGGTGGCCGGCAAGGACGTGAAGGGCGTGACGCTCGACGCGTCCTTCAAGTTCCGCTACGCCCCGATCACCAAGGGCTGA
- a CDS encoding ABC transporter permease encodes MTVIPDAVPASAPPGAKPPKARKQGIGLGQYILIRAVLIIPTVFILVTLVFFLMRIVGDPISAAVGDRLTPEQLQERLATAGFDRPIIVQYLEYLGQIATGDFGRSLTDNRLISEVLLQYGSATLELVIYSLIVAFLIGIPLGLVAAYFKDRTPDAVLRILAILAYATPVFFAGLLLKLVFSVWLGILPLSGRADTRVEVALGRLENPTGIYLIDALRLGSPTAVSDVLEHAVLPALALGLLTAGIFLRLVRTNVISTLGTEYVDAARSRGVGEFRLTTRHALKPALIPIITVVGLQIAVMLGGAVLTETTFEWRGLGFQLAQYLAARDFVAVQGIVALLAVIVAVTNFIVDVVAALIDPRVRY; translated from the coding sequence GTGACCGTCATCCCGGACGCCGTCCCCGCGTCCGCACCCCCCGGCGCCAAGCCGCCCAAGGCCCGGAAGCAGGGGATCGGGCTCGGCCAGTACATCCTCATCCGCGCCGTGCTCATCATCCCGACCGTCTTCATCCTCGTGACGCTCGTGTTCTTCCTCATGCGCATCGTGGGCGACCCGATCTCCGCGGCCGTGGGCGACCGCCTCACGCCGGAGCAGCTCCAGGAGCGCCTGGCGACCGCCGGCTTCGACCGGCCGATCATCGTGCAGTACCTCGAGTACCTCGGCCAGATCGCGACGGGCGACTTCGGCCGCTCGCTCACCGACAACCGGCTCATCAGCGAGGTCCTGCTCCAGTACGGCTCCGCCACGCTCGAGCTCGTCATCTACTCGCTCATCGTCGCGTTCCTCATCGGCATCCCGCTCGGGCTCGTCGCCGCGTACTTCAAGGACCGCACGCCCGACGCCGTGCTGCGGATCCTCGCGATCCTCGCCTACGCCACCCCGGTGTTCTTCGCGGGCCTGCTCCTCAAGCTCGTCTTCTCCGTCTGGCTCGGGATCCTCCCGCTGTCGGGCCGCGCGGACACGCGCGTCGAGGTCGCCCTCGGGCGGCTGGAGAACCCGACGGGCATCTACCTCATCGACGCGCTCCGCCTCGGCAGCCCCACCGCCGTGAGCGACGTGCTCGAGCACGCGGTGCTGCCGGCGCTCGCGCTCGGCCTCCTCACCGCGGGCATCTTCCTGCGGCTCGTGCGCACCAACGTCATCTCCACGCTCGGCACCGAGTACGTGGACGCGGCGCGCTCGCGCGGCGTGGGCGAGTTCCGCCTCACGACGCGGCACGCGCTGAAGCCCGCGCTCATCCCGATCATCACGGTCGTGGGCCTGCAGATCGCCGTCATGCTCGGCGGCGCTGTGCTCACCGAGACCACGTTCGAGTGGCGCGGCCTCGGCTTCCAGCTGGCGCAGTACCTCGCGGCGCGCGACTTCGTCGCCGTGCAGGGCATCGTGGCGCTGCTGGCCGTGATCGTGGCCGTGACCAACTTCATCGTCGACGTCGTCGCGGCGCTCATCGATCCGCGAGTGAGGTACTGA